GCGCTCAGCTTCAGCCGCAGCCCTCACTGGTCCGTGCGGATGTGGGACTTTCCCCGCCTGCAGCTCGCGGTGGTCGCGGCGCTTTCGGGCGCTGCGTACGGCATGTTCTTCTTCGACGGACACGCCCTGGAGTGGCTCTTCGTGGCGGCGCTCGTCGTCTGCCTGGTGTACCAGGGCCGCAAGGTGTTTCCGTACACGCCGCTGGCGCGCGTGCAGGTGCAGCGCAGCACCCGGCCCAAGAACGACCGCACCTGCTTTCGGCTGCTGATCAGCAACGTGCTGATGGAGAACGAGGAGCACGAGCGCCTGGCGCAGGTGGTGCGCGATGCCAAGCCCGACATCGCCCTGCTGGTGGAGGTGAACGACCGGTGGGCGCGGGCGCTGGAGCCGCTGGCGGCGGAGTTTCCGCACGTGATCCGCCATCCGCAGGAAAACTACTACGGACTCCTCCTGCTTTCGCGCTTTCCGCTGGTGGGCCCGCGGGTGGACTTCCTGGTGCAGGACGACATTCCCTCCGTGCACACGGGGTTCGAGCTGCCCGACGGCACGGTGGTCCTTCTGCACGGCCTGCATCCCCGCCCGCCCGAGCCGGTGCGCGATCAGGATTCCACCCCGCGCGACGCCGAGCTCGTGGTGGTGGGGCGCGCCATCGGCGAATCGGACGAGGAGCCCACGGTGGTCGCGGGCGACCTGAACGACGTGGCGTGGTCGCGCAGCAGCGAACTGTTCCTGCGGCTGAGCGCGCTGCTGGACCCCCGCGTAGGGCGCGGGCTGTACAACAGCTACAACGCCAAGAACTTCCTTTTCCGCTACCCGCTGGACCACGTGTTCCACTCCGGCCACTTTCGCCTGGTGAGCCTGGAACGCCTGCCCTACGTGGGCTCCGACCACTTTCCCATGCTGGTAGAGCTGAGCTACGAGCCCGAGGCGGTCCGCCGCCAGCAGCCCATGCCCGAGCGCCCCGAAGACACGGAGGTCGCGGAGGAGATGCTGGAGGAGCAGGCCGAGGCGGCGGCCACGGGCGACGACCGGCCGGGGCGCGAATGAGCGCCGGGCAAGTGGAGCCGCGCGCGACGGCGGGGCAGCGCTTCCGGGCGTACGCCGTGCACGTGTACACGGCGTGCGGGGTGGGATTCGCCTTTCTGGCCGCGGCGGAGATGTGCCGTCCGCGTCCGGACGTGCGCCTGGTTTTCCTGCTCTTCGCCGGCGCCACGCTGGTGGATGCCACGGACGGCCCGTTCGCGCGCATGTGGCAGGTGAAGCGGTTCGCGCGCAACATCGACGGCCGCAAGATCGACGACATCGTCGACTACCTGACCTTCACCTTTCTGCCGCTGCTCCTGGTGTGGCGGATGGGGTGGGTGCCCGAGCCCGGCGCCGTGTGGATCATCCCCGCGCTGATCGCGTCGCTTTTCGGGTTCGCCAACGAGGACGCCAAGGACGAGGAGGGCGGATTCTTTCTCGGATTTCCGTCGTACTGGAACGTGGTTGCGCTGTACTTCGGCATCGCGCACCACTTCCACGGCCCCATGCTGAACGGCGTGCTCCTGCTGATCCTGACCGTGCTGACGATTGCGCCGGTGAAGTTCATCTACCCCAACCTGGCGCCCCGCCCGTGGCGGATTCCGGTGCTGGCGGGCGCGTTCGTCTGGCTGGGCGTGCTGATCGTGATGACGTACCAGTTTCCGCACGTGCCCGGGTGGCTGTTCCTGGTGTCGCTGAGCTACCCCGTCTTCTACACGGCCCTTTCCGCGTACCTGGCCCGCCGGCGCCCGTGATCCGCGTCGGCACCGCGGGATGGACGCTGCCGCGCGGCGAGCAGGAGCACTTTCCCGCCACGGGCACCCACCTCCAAAGATACGCCGCCCGCTTCTCCGCGGCGGAGATCAACTCCTCGTTCTACCGTCCGCACCGGCCATCCACCTACGCGCGGTGGGCGGAGAGCGTGCCGGACGGCTTCCTCTTTTCCATCAAGCTGCCGAAGACGATCACGCACGGGCAGCGGCTGCGGGAGGCGGACGAATTACTGGACGCGTTCCTGGCGGAAGCCGGCGGGCTGGGCGACCGCCTGGGATGCCTGCTGGTGCAGCTTCCGCCCAGCCTGGAGTTCGATGCCGCCGTCGCGGAGCCGTTCTTCGCCGCCCTGCGCGCCCGTTCCTCCCTCGCCGTCTCCTGCGAGCCGCGGCATCCCACCTGGTTCGGGCACGAGGCGGCGGACCTGCTCGCCCGCTTCCAGGTCGCCCGCGTGGCCGCCGATCCCGCGCGCGTCCCCGCCGCGGCCGAGCCGGGTGGATGGGCCGAGCTCGTCTACTATCGCCTGCACGGCTCGCCCCGCATCTACTACTCGTCGTACGAGCCGCCGTACCTGGATGCGCTTGCCGCCCGGCTGCGCGTGGAAGCGGCGGCCGGGCGGCAGGTTTGGTGCATCTTCGACAACACGGCCTCCGGCGCCGCGGCCGCGGACGCGCTGGGCCTGGCCGCACGCCTGGAGTAGCTTCAACAGCAGGTCTCACGCGGAGGCGCGGAGGTCGCGGAGAACTGCGGAGAGTTTTTCTCCGTTCCTCCGCGTCCTCCGCGCCTCCGCGTGACCCCTTCCGTTCAGCGTCAGCTTGCTGGCACGAGGGTGTCCGGGCGCACGGGCGTCGGAACGGGCCGCAGAGGCAGCGCGGGGTCGCGGATCCAGTGCATGATGCCGGGCGACAGGTAGCGCATGCCCCCACACTGGCGGCTCACGATGGCGTAGCTGATCACGCCGCGTCCCGGCCCGTGGTAGCGGCCCATGTGCGCGGCCAAGTCCACAGTCACCGTATCGCCGCTCACCCGCAGGTTCTCCCCTAACGGATGCGTGAGGTAGCTTCGCCCCTCGGCGTCAGCTGAAACGGCGAACACCTGCGCGTCCCCCGGGAGCGGCGCCTGGCCCACGAACGTCGCCGTTCCCGCCACCGCGCCGTCCGCCGTGAGCGGGCGCAGCACGGGCGCGTACGAGGCGCCGCCCAGCAGGTACTCCCGGAAGATGGACAGGTCCACGTCGCTCATGATGAGCATGCGCGGCAGCAGCGGCGAGCGCCCGTCCCAGTAGCCGGGGTTGACGGTGTGCAGGTGCCGGTACGCGCCGCCGATGGCATCTGCGATCTCTGGCGTGTAGTGGCCGAAGGGAAAGGCGAAATCCAGCCTGTCGTCGCCCCCGTGCCGCGCGATGGCGTCGGGCGAGCGGACGAGCGAGCCGGCGACTTCCGTTCCCGTCGTGGGCAGGCTGCGATGCTCGTAGCCGTGCGCCGAGACGCGGTGCCCGGCGCGTGCCAGACGCTCCACATCGTCGGAGTTGAGGAACTGCGCGTCCGCGTCCGGCCGTGTGCGGCGGGGAATGATGAAGAAGATGCCGCGGAAGCCGTGGCGCTCAAGCATCTCGGCGGCCCGCAGCTGTTCCTTGCGCCCGTCGTCGAAGGTAAGGATCACCTGCCGCCCGCCGCCGGCGCCCGGCGACCGGGCATCTTCCGGAAAGATGGAGCGGAATCCCTGGTCCGCCAGAAAGCGCAGCGTCTCGTCGTATCGTGCCCACGACTCCGTCAGGTTGCCATCCTGTGGCCCGGGATGCTCCGCGAACCCGTGCCAGGCGAGCACGGGCACGCCGCCCTGCCCCACGGCAGCGCCGCACGCATCCGCGCGCGCTGTCCGCGCCGGCAGCGTCATCGAGGGAGCGCACGCGGAGAGCGCCAGGGTACAGGCGAGGAGCAGGTTCCGGATCACGATCATTTCACCATCATGAGTAGGCGCTAGGCGGGATTGTAGCGGAAAACCCGCTGCGCGCGCCAGC
This window of the Longimicrobium sp. genome carries:
- a CDS encoding polysaccharide deacetylase family protein, which translates into the protein MIVIRNLLLACTLALSACAPSMTLPARTARADACGAAVGQGGVPVLAWHGFAEHPGPQDGNLTESWARYDETLRFLADQGFRSIFPEDARSPGAGGGRQVILTFDDGRKEQLRAAEMLERHGFRGIFFIIPRRTRPDADAQFLNSDDVERLARAGHRVSAHGYEHRSLPTTGTEVAGSLVRSPDAIARHGGDDRLDFAFPFGHYTPEIADAIGGAYRHLHTVNPGYWDGRSPLLPRMLIMSDVDLSIFREYLLGGASYAPVLRPLTADGAVAGTATFVGQAPLPGDAQVFAVSADAEGRSYLTHPLGENLRVSGDTVTVDLAAHMGRYHGPGRGVISYAIVSRQCGGMRYLSPGIMHWIRDPALPLRPVPTPVRPDTLVPAS
- a CDS encoding endonuclease/exonuclease/phosphatase family protein gives rise to the protein MTAVLRWVVLGLGVVPVAGTALSFSRSPHWSVRMWDFPRLQLAVVAALSGAAYGMFFFDGHALEWLFVAALVVCLVYQGRKVFPYTPLARVQVQRSTRPKNDRTCFRLLISNVLMENEEHERLAQVVRDAKPDIALLVEVNDRWARALEPLAAEFPHVIRHPQENYYGLLLLSRFPLVGPRVDFLVQDDIPSVHTGFELPDGTVVLLHGLHPRPPEPVRDQDSTPRDAELVVVGRAIGESDEEPTVVAGDLNDVAWSRSSELFLRLSALLDPRVGRGLYNSYNAKNFLFRYPLDHVFHSGHFRLVSLERLPYVGSDHFPMLVELSYEPEAVRRQQPMPERPEDTEVAEEMLEEQAEAAATGDDRPGRE
- a CDS encoding DUF72 domain-containing protein, with amino-acid sequence MIRVGTAGWTLPRGEQEHFPATGTHLQRYAARFSAAEINSSFYRPHRPSTYARWAESVPDGFLFSIKLPKTITHGQRLREADELLDAFLAEAGGLGDRLGCLLVQLPPSLEFDAAVAEPFFAALRARSSLAVSCEPRHPTWFGHEAADLLARFQVARVAADPARVPAAAEPGGWAELVYYRLHGSPRIYYSSYEPPYLDALAARLRVEAAAGRQVWCIFDNTASGAAAADALGLAARLE